One genomic window of Gossypium hirsutum isolate 1008001.06 chromosome D11, Gossypium_hirsutum_v2.1, whole genome shotgun sequence includes the following:
- the LOC107912893 gene encoding protein trichome birefringence-like 19, with protein MNFQLIQFFTMEKTLDKTVSIKAFLLTLSLIFISSIPLSLLKTSHSRFSLPLPFPFPSSSEKKCDVFTGKWVPYPQGPYYSNETCRLIVDQQNCIKFGRPDTEFMKWRWKPHDCELPLFDAAQFLEIVRGKSMAFVGDSVGRNQMESLVCLLAHEAYPLDISRNSSADVNYFKRWFYADYNFTLAAFWSPFLVKSGGAHINGHSINGLISLYLDEPDEAWTNEIEKFDYVIISVGQWFFRPLLFYEAGRLLGCHICNQNNITSVSKYYAYKMAFRTAFRTLLSLKNYTGMTFLRTFLASHFENGDWDKGGNCPRTKPFTSNEMKLQEFNKEFYWVQVEELREAEEKGKKIGLTFELMNTTEIMWMRPDGHPNGYGHSMIKNASVYDCVHWCLPGPIDTLNEFLLYLMKKDVLLQLKAKLMRNA; from the exons ATGAACTTCCAGCTCATTCAATTCTTCACAATGGAAAAAACTCTCGACAAAACAGTTTCCATTAAAGCTTTCCTTCTAACCCTTTCACTCATCTTCATCAGTTCAATCCCTCTAAGCCTTTTGAAAACTTCCCATTCACGATTCTCATTGCCATTGCCATTCCCATTTCCCAGTAGCTCAGAGAAAAAATGTGATGTTTTTACTGGGAAATGGGTGCCTTATCCACAAGGTCCTTATTACAGTAACGAAACGTGTCGGCTGATCGTCGACCAACAAAACTGCATCAAGTTTGGGAGACCAGACACAGAGTTCATGAAATGGAGGTGGAAACCACATGATTGTGAGCTGCCCCTGTTTGATGCTGCTCAGTTCTTGGAGATTGTCAGAGGGAAATCAATGGCTTTTGTTGGTGATTCTGTTGGAAGGAACCAAATGGAATCACTAGTGTGCCTCTTAGCTCAT GAAGCATATCCATTGGATATATCTCGCAACTCTTCAGCAGATGTAAACTATTTCAAGCGTTGGTTCTATGCTGATTACAATTTCACCTTAGCTGCATTTTGGTCACCGTTCTTGGTTAAATCCGGAGGTGCACACATTAATGGACATTCCATCAATGGCCTCATTAGTCTTTACCTCGATGAACCCGACGAAGCATGGACGAACGAGATCGAGAAATTCGATTACGTTATCATATCGGTCGGACAATGGTTCTTCCGACCGCTGCTGTTCTACGAGGCCGGTCGGCTTCTTGGATGTCATATATGTAATCAAAACAATATTACAAGTGTTTCCAAGTACTATGCATACAAAATGGCATTCAGAACAGCATTCAGAACTCTTTTGAGCCTTAAAAACTACACCGGGATGACATTTTTACGGACGTTTTTGGCGTCGCATTTCGAGAACGGAGATTGGGATAAGGGAGGGAACTGTCCTAGAACAAAGCCATTTACAAGCAATGAAATGAAGTTACAAGAGTTCAATAAGGAGTTTTACTGGGTTCAAGTTGAGGAATTGAGAGAAGCAGaggaaaaagggaagaaaattgGGTTAACATTTGAGTTGATGAACACAACTGAAATCATGTGGATGAGACCAGATGGACATCCAAATGGTTATGGACATTCCATGATTAAGAATGCCAGTGTGTATGATTGTGTTCATTGGTGTTTGCCTGGCCCCATTGATACATTGAATGAGTTTTTGCTTTATTTGATGAAGAAGGATGTCCTCCTACAGTTGAAAGCAAAGTTGATGAGAAATGCCTGA
- the LOC107912892 gene encoding spindle pole body component 110 produces the protein MAGLLAWAADVVGGHGSNSNQDDDFTNIPLIFSPEQQQYVQELDRKASSLTRLIQDLRLRLPPPDISQRLPHLHAHSLASNAALALQLNAHSSTREQAQLREETLQQENTAYENAIPDCDGKIHEKVQEADMLRSKLKEMDEIEKNLRAELEDAETNFHASHSRKLADSVVESTMSAEDESNAEASKKSAILDKLEKKKNELISMEETVKDLENKWESIQSKASKQLSPAQREKALDKQLHSLIEQLAAKQAQAEGLIGEIHSKEKELERLSGLWTKLESSNAEATAARNRFGRGSSDRGSSSDFSVDYNAKLPYYTGGRSENQQRLMLLRSAFVLYILALHILVFIRISF, from the exons ATGGCGGGATTGTTAGCATGGGCGGCGGACGTAGTCGGAGGCCACGGCAGCAACAGCAACCAAGACGATGACTTCACCAATATCCCGTTAATTTTCTCCCCAGAGCAGCAGCAATACGTGCAAGAATTGGATCGAAAGGCTTCCTCTCTCACCCGTCTGATCCAAGATCTACGTCTCAGGTTGCCTCCTCCTGACATCTCCCAACGCCTCCCTCATCTTCACGCCCACTCCCTCGCATCCAATGCCGCCCTTGCTCTCCAACTCAACGCTCACTCTTCTACCCGTGAGCAg GCCCAATTGCGAGAGGAGACGTTGCAACAAGAAAACACTGCATATGAAAATGCTATACCAGATTGTGATGGTAAAATACACGAGAAGGTGCAGGAAGCAGATATGCTTCGTTCCAAGTTAAAG GAGATGGATGAAATCGAGAAGAATCTGAGAGCTGAACTAGAAGATGCTGAGACTAACTTTCATGCCAGCCATTCTAGAAAATTGGCTGACTCTGTGGTTGAATCCACAATGAGTGCAGAAGATGAATCCAATGCTGAAGCGTCAAAAAAATCTGCGATACTAGACAAGTTAGAGAAGAAGAAAAACGAATTG ATCTCAATGGAAGAGACAGTTAAAGATTTAGAGAATAAATGGGAAAGTATTCAGAGTAAAGCATCAAAGCAGCTTTCTCCAG CTCAAAGAGAGAAGGCATTAGATAAACAACTTCACAGCCTAATCGAGCAACTAGCTGCAAAGCAg GCACAAGCTGAGGGTCTTATCGGTGAAATACATTCGAAAGAGAAAGAACTAGAGAGGTTGAGCGGTTTGTGGACAAAGCTAGAAAGTAGTAATGCTGAGGCAACTGCTGCCCGGAATCGATTCGGAAGAGGTTCTTCCGATAGGGGATCCTCTTCGGATTTTTCTGTTGATTATAATGCCAAGCTTCCTTATTACACTGGTGGCCGGAGTGAGAATCAACAAAGGCTCATGCTACTCAGATCGGCTTTCGTGCTCTACATTTTAGCTTTACACATCTTGGTCTTCATCAGGATTTCATTTTAA
- the LOC107912891 gene encoding proline-rich receptor-like protein kinase PERK8 encodes MTSVLPSVIPPTSNDIPPPPLSPTLSSNSSTTSPSPTSSQPNQTTDPPPSPSNSSTPPPESSPAVPTAPPPSPPLSPPPALTPPPVSPPPSTPASPPPSPPASPPPSLPTSPPPSAPDAPPPSDNSPPSPVLSPPTQSSASPPPQAAQPPPVAASPPPAVILSSPPPPDNVPTPPASKAPSSPSATPPPESSSSPPRLTPPPPSSKTAPAPATTSPSTPTLSSPPPSVPSTSSPPTISSPESPNTTGSPSSLPSIPTEKPTARSTNGTNGSENAASSGKSGLGTGGSVAIGIGVGFIVLSLLVLAVWFAKKRKRKSAGTKIGYAMPSPFASSQNSDSAFLRPQSPLKLVVGSGSSGGFYSPSDPGGVNSSRSWFTYEELIQATDGFSERNLLGEGGFGCVYKGILTDGREVAVKQLKIGGGQGEREFRAEVEIISRVHHRHLVSLVGYCISEHQRLLVYDYVPNNTLHYHLHGRGGPVMDWALRVKVAAGAARGIAYLHEDCHPRIIHRDIKSSNILLDRNFEAQVSDFGLAKLALDSNTHVTTRVMGTFGYMAPEYATSGKLTEKSDVYSFGVVLLELITGRKPVDDSQPLGDESLVEWARPLLAEAIEHQDFDMLVDPRLEKNYMGHEMFRMIEAAAACVRHSAAKRPRMSQVVRALDSLDESSDLTNGMKPGQSEVYDSAQQSAQIRMFQRLAFGSQDYSSSFFNHSQSSWRSRDDGSQGSWKSRDNGNPSGGWSREQRDRDYRNPSGGWSREQRDREYGNPSGGWGQEQRDRNTLMP; translated from the exons ATGACTTCAGTTTTACCTTCCGTAATTCCACCAACTTCTAATGATATCCCACCGCCACCGTTGTCTCCTACCTTGTCCTCTAATTCCTCAACCACTTCGCCTTCCCCTACTTCATCTCAGCCTAATCAAACTACTGATCCCCCACCATCACCCTCAAATTCCTCAACTCCACCCCCTGAATCCTCTCCAGCTGTCCCTACAGCTCCTCCTCCATCACCACCTCTGTCTCCACCACCGGCATTGACCCCACCACCAGTTTCGCCTCCACCATCGACCCCAGCTTCACCTCCTCCGTCCCCTCCAGCTTCCCCACCTCCATCACTGCCGACATCTCCGCCACCTTCAGCTCCTGATGCTCCTCCGCCCTCCGATAATTCACCACCCTCTCCGGTTTTATCTCCACCAACACAATCCAGTGCTTCTCCTCCTCCACAAGCTGCACAGCCACCTCCTGTTGCAGCTTCACCTCCACCTGCTGTCATTTTAAGTTCACCACCACCCCCTGATAATGTTCCAACACCGCCTGCCTCAAAGGCTCCATCTTCACCATCAGCAACACCACCACCGGAAAGCTCTTCCTCGCCTCCTAGGCTTACACCTCCACCACCCAGTTCTAAGACTGCTCCCGCTCCTGCCACAACTTCTCCCTCAACACCCACATTATCATCCCCTCCTCCCTCAGTTCCATCTACCTCCTCACCACCTACAATTTCATCTCCGGAATCCCCAAATACTACTGGAAGTCCTAGTTCATTGCCCTCAATTCCAACCGAGAAACCAACTGCAAGGTCAACTAATGGTACCAATGGATCTGAAAATGCGGCATCCTCTGGTAAGAGTGGTTTAGGCACAGGAGGGTCTGTGGCAATCGGCATTGGTGTTGGGTTTATAGTGCTCAGTCTTCTTGTGTTGGCTGTGTGGTTTGCAAAAAAACGAAAAAGGAAGAGTGCTGGAACGAAAATTGGGTATGCCATGCCTTCTCCATTTGCCTCTTCTCAAAATTCAG ATTCAGCCTTTTTGAGGCCCCAGTCTCCACTTAAACTGGTGGTAGGAAGTGGTTCTAGTGGTGGTTTTTATTCACCGTCAGACCCTGGTGGGGTCAATAGTTCCAGGTCATGGTTTACATATGAAGAGCTAATCCAGGCAACAGATGGATTTTCGGAACGTAATCTTTTGGGTGAAGGTGGATTTGGTTGTGTATACAAAGGTATCCTTACAGATGGTAGAGAAGTGGCTGTAAAGCAGCTAAAAATTGGTGGTGGGCAGGGAGAGCGGGAGTTCAGAGCAGAAGTTGAGATCATTAGCCGAGTACATCATCGCCATTTGGTTTCACTCGTGGGGTACTGTATATCTGAGCATCAAAGATTGCTTGTCTATGATTATGTCCCGAACAATACCCTTCATTACCATCTCCATG GTAGAGGCGGGCCGGTTATGGATTGGGCTCTTCGAGTCAAGGTTGCTGCCGGAGCTGCTCGCGGGATAGCTTACCTCCATGAAGACT GCCATCCTCGCATCATTCATAGGGACATCAAGTCATCAAATATTCTTCTTGACAGGAATTTTGAGGCTCAG GTTTCGGATTTTGGGCTTGCAAAATTAGCATTGGATTCAAATACCCATGTAACCACACGTGTGATGGGAACCTTTGG ATATATGGCTCCAGAGTATGCAACAAGTGGCAAGTTAACTGAAAAATCCGATGTTTATTCCTTTGGTGTTGTTCTCTTGGAGTTAATTACCGGGCGCAAACCTGTTGATGATTCTCAGCCGTTAGGTGACGAGAGCCTGGTTGAATGG GCTCGACCTTTGCTTGCTGAAGCAATTGAACATCaagactttgatatgttggtgGATCCGAGGCTGGAAAAGAACTACATGGGTCATGAAATGTTTCGAATGATTGAGGCAGCTGCTGCTTGTGTGCGACATTCAGCTGCTAAAAGGCCTAGAATGAGTCAG GTGGTGAGAGCTCTAGACTCACTGGACGAGTCATCGGATCTCACAAACGGAATGAAACCTGGCCAAAGTGAAGTCTACGATTCAGCACAACAATCTGCACAAATCAGAATGTTCCAAAGGCTAGCATTTGGCAGTCAAGACTACAGTTCGAGTTTCTTTAATCACTCTCAAAGCAGTTGGAGGAGTCGAGACGATGGTAGTCAAGGTAGCTGGAAGAGTCGAGATAATGGGAATCCAAGTGGCGGCTGGAGTCGAGAACAAAGGGATAGAGATTACAGGAATCCGAGCGGTGGCTGGAGTCGAGAACAAAGGGATAGAGAGTATGGGAATCCGAGCGGTGGCTGGGGCCAAGAACAAAGGGATCGGAACACCCTAATGCCTTGA
- the LOC107912890 gene encoding glutamine synthetase nodule isozyme, giving the protein MSLLTDLVNLNLSDCTDKIIAEYIWVGGSGIDLRSKARTLSGPVSDPSKLPKWNYDGSSTGQASGEDSEVILYPQAIFKDPFRRGNNILVMCDAYTPAGDPIPTNKRCAAAKIFSHPDVVAEEPWYGIEQEYTLLQKDVKWPIGWPVGGFPGPQGPYYCGVGVDKAFGRDIVDSHYKACLYAGISISGINGEVMPGQWEFQVGPTVGISAGDELWVARYVLERITEIAGVVLSFDPKPIQGDWNGAGAHTNYSTKSMRCDGGYEVIKKAIEKLGARHTQHIAAYGEGNERRLTGRHETADINTFIWGVANRGASIRVGRDTEKAGKGYFEDRRPASNMDPYIVTSMIAETTILWKP; this is encoded by the exons ATGTCGCTTCTTACAGATCTCGTTAACCTTAATCTCTCGGACTGCACTGACAAAatcattgccgaatacatatg GGTGGGTGGATCAGGCATCGATCTCAGAAGCAAAGCAAGG ACACTTTCCGGGCCTGTTAGCGATCCTTCAAAGCTCCCAAAGTGGAATTATGACGGTTCCAGCACTGGTCAAGCCTCTGGCGAAGACAGTGAAGTCATCTTATA TCCTCAAGCTATATTCAAAGATCCATTTAGGAGGGGCAACAATATTCTT gttATGTGCGATGCTTATACTCCAGCTGGTGATCCAATTCCCACAAACAAGAGATGCGCTGCTGCTAAGATTTTTAGCCATCCTGATGTTGTCGCCGAAGAACCCTG GTATGGAATAGAGCAAGAGTACAccttgttgcagaaagatgttaaatggCCAATTGGATGGCCTGTGGGTGGCTTTCCTGGACCTCAG GGACCTTACTATTGTGGTGTTGGCGTCGACAAAGCCTTTGGCCGTGACATTGTGGATTCTCATTACAAAGCTTGTCTATATGCTGGAATCAGTATCAGTGGCATCAATGGAGAAGTCATGCCAGGACAG TGGGAATTTCAAGTTGGCCCAACAGTTGGCATCTCTGCCGGAGATGAGTTATGGGTTGCGCGTTACGTTTTGGAG AGGATCACTGAGATTGCTGGAGTGGTGCTCTCATTTGATCCCAAGCCCATTCAG GGAGACTGGAATGGTGCCGGTGCTCACACCAATTACAG TACAAAGTCCATGAGATGTGATGGAGGCTATGAGGTTATCAAGAAAGCAATTGAAAAGCTTGGGGCGAGGCACACACAACACATTGCTGCCTATGGAGAAGGCAATGAACGCCGCCTCACTGGTCGACATGAGACTGCCGACATCAACACTTTCATATGG GGTGTTGCAAACCGTGGCGCATCGATTCGTGTTGGTCGAGACACAGAGAAAGCCGGAAAAGGTTATTTCGAAGACCGGCGGCCAGCTTCAAACATGGACCCATACATTGTCACTTCCATGATTGCAGAAACCACCATCCTGTGGAAACCCTGA